One part of the Lotus japonicus ecotype B-129 chromosome 2, LjGifu_v1.2 genome encodes these proteins:
- the LOC130735507 gene encoding kunitz trypsin inhibitor 5-like, with translation MKITLFLALVLLFVALSTKPLLGTKYTLPNRAIRDTSGKNVISGAQYYIVPGSPVVGGVGLARRGKEHCPLDVVVVVNGNRGLPVVFTPVNTIKSVIRADTDLNINFYTETSCPESNVWKLGDFNSTTGQWCVTTGGYLGDPWNYDNIYNWFKIHTYEDKEDVYALSYCPSVCNKKGCEHECSSIGIYEDHYGKRLGLNDFRYPVRFQRAAA, from the coding sequence ATGAAGATCACATTATTTCTTGCATTGGTCCTTCTCTTTGTTGCCTTGAGCACAAAGCCGCTGCTAGGAACAAAATATACTTTACCTAATAGAGCGATTCGCGACACATCGGGGAAGAATGTCATATCCGGTGCTCAATACTACATCGTTCCGGGTTCTCCCGTCGTTGGCGGTGTTGGCCTTGCCAGAAGAGGTAAAGAACACTGCCCTCTTGATGTTGTTGTAGTTGTGAATGGCAACCGAGGCCTGCCTGTGGTGTTCACACCTGTGAACACTATTAAAAGTGTTATTCGCGCCGACACCGATCTCAACATCAATTTTTATACTGAAACAAGCTGTCCCGAATCCAATGTGTGGAAGCTTGGTGATTTTAATTCTACAACAGGACAATGGTGTGTGACTACTGGTGGTTATCTCGGTGACCCGTGGAATTATGACAACATTTACAATTGGTTCAAGATTCACACATACGAGGACAAGGAGGATGTTTATGCACTGAGTTACTGTCCAAGTGTGTGCAATAAAAAAGGTTGTGAACATGAATGCAGCAGCATAGGAATTTATGAGGATCATTATGGCAAGCGTCTaggtctgaatgatttcagatATCCAGTTCGGTTCCAGCGAGCAGCTGCCTAA
- the LOC130735508 gene encoding kunitz trypsin inhibitor 5-like yields MISQPKTIMKTITFPSIFTFLLFSLVLEAAHASSNEQVFDISGGKLQIGPTYYVLPSPTTRLSGLALIGDEPCPLYVAAEDAYEGFPVSFNAMSRKQAVVNISTDVNIQFYIKNMTCPLSSVWKIGEFDAWTKQRFVTIGGVLGKPGKKTVSIWFKIEKYDDDYYKIVYCPSVCKQCKVQCSDVGVYLDDYNENKRLALSNVPLKVQFKQA; encoded by the coding sequence ATGATATCACAACCCAAAACAATAATGAAGACAATAACATTCCCATCAATATTCACATTCCTACTCTTTTCTCTAGTCCTTGAAGCAGCTCATGCTTCTTCAAATGAGCAAGTGTTTGACATCTCAGGAGGAAAGCTCCAAATCGGTCCCACTTACTACGTCCTCCCTTCTCCAACCACCCGCCTCAGTGGCCTCGCGCTCATCGGAGACGAACCGTGCCCTCTTTACGTTGCGGCTGAGGACGCATATGAGGGCTTCCCGGTGTCATTCAACGCCATGAGTCGTAAGCAAGCAGTTGTCAACATCTCCACTGATGTGAACATTCAATTCTACATAAAAAACATGACATGTCCCCTTTCCTCTGTGTGGAAGATTGGTGAGTTTGATGCTTGGACGAAACAACGGTTTGTGACGATTGGTGGCGTTCTTGGAAAACCGGGAAAGAAGACAGTTAGCATTTGGTTCAAGATTGAAAAGTATGATGATGATTACTACAAGATAGTTTACTGTCCTAGTGTGTGCAAACAATGCAAGGTTCAATGCAGTGATGTTGGGGTGTATTTGGATGATTACAATGAGAATAAGCGTCTAGCTCTCAGCAATGTGCCATTAAAAGTTCAGTTCAAGCAGGCCTAG